One Megamonas hypermegale genomic window carries:
- the pckA gene encoding phosphoenolpyruvate carboxykinase (ATP): MVNNYSCQDFLSVARRITYDATIPELLEEAIRNHEGRLSNNGALCVTTGKHTGRSPKDRFIVDTPDVHDIVHWSNTNQPCSENTFNRLYDKMKEYAKDHQLFVTDALVGADPDYRLQVKCINEYAWHHLFLKQLFIRPEKKLTTPAGFTLICMPSVKANPIEDGTHSETFIIVNFSKRMVLIGGGAYAGEMKKSIFSVMNFILPQKNIFSMHCSANVGKDGKTALFFGLSGTGKTTLSADPNRKLIGDDEHGWSENGIFNLEGGCYAKTINITPETEPQIYNAIQYGTILENVYINPYTREPDFFDARFTQNTRTAYPVENIPDALVPSIGGHPNAIIFLTADAFGVLPPISKLSKEQAMYHFLSGYTSKVAGTERGITEPQATFSIGFGEPFFPLSPLKYAHLLGEKINQYNTSVYLVNTGWTGGPYGVGSRMKLKYTRAMITAALDGKLDDVEWKDYGYFQLCIPDSCPGVPTEVLNPENTWADKKAYHTQAAKLVRKFAENVQRFKGEIPDEILNAGPRLEE; the protein is encoded by the coding sequence ATGGTTAACAACTATTCTTGTCAAGACTTTTTATCTGTTGCTAGAAGAATTACTTATGATGCAACAATTCCTGAACTTCTTGAAGAAGCTATTAGAAACCATGAAGGTCGTTTATCTAATAATGGTGCTCTTTGTGTTACTACTGGTAAACATACAGGTCGTTCTCCAAAAGATAGATTTATCGTAGATACACCAGATGTTCATGATATTGTTCATTGGTCAAATACAAATCAACCATGCTCTGAAAATACTTTTAATCGTCTTTATGATAAGATGAAAGAATATGCAAAAGACCATCAACTTTTTGTAACAGATGCACTTGTTGGTGCTGACCCAGATTATCGCCTACAAGTAAAATGTATCAATGAGTATGCTTGGCATCACCTCTTTTTAAAACAATTATTTATTAGACCAGAAAAAAAATTAACAACTCCAGCAGGCTTTACTTTAATTTGTATGCCTAGCGTAAAAGCTAACCCAATCGAAGATGGTACACATTCTGAAACATTTATCATCGTAAACTTCAGCAAACGCATGGTACTCATTGGCGGTGGTGCATATGCTGGTGAAATGAAAAAATCCATTTTCTCCGTAATGAACTTTATTTTACCACAGAAAAATATCTTCTCCATGCATTGCTCTGCTAACGTTGGTAAAGATGGTAAAACAGCTTTATTCTTTGGCCTCAGTGGTACTGGTAAAACTACTTTGTCTGCTGACCCTAACCGTAAACTCATCGGCGATGATGAACACGGCTGGAGCGAAAATGGTATCTTCAATCTTGAAGGTGGCTGCTATGCAAAAACTATAAACATTACTCCAGAAACAGAACCACAGATTTATAACGCAATTCAATATGGTACTATTTTGGAAAATGTTTATATCAATCCATATACTCGTGAACCTGATTTCTTTGATGCTCGTTTTACTCAAAATACTCGTACTGCATATCCAGTTGAAAATATCCCTGATGCACTCGTTCCTAGTATTGGCGGTCATCCAAATGCTATTATTTTCTTAACAGCTGATGCATTTGGTGTTTTACCTCCAATTTCTAAACTTTCTAAAGAACAAGCTATGTATCATTTCTTATCTGGTTATACAAGTAAAGTTGCAGGTACTGAACGTGGCATTACTGAACCACAGGCTACATTCTCCATTGGTTTTGGTGAACCATTCTTCCCATTATCTCCACTTAAATATGCTCATTTACTTGGCGAAAAAATTAATCAATATAATACAAGCGTATACCTTGTTAATACTGGTTGGACTGGTGGTCCATATGGTGTTGGTAGTCGTATGAAACTCAAATATACAAGAGCTATGATTACTGCTGCTTTAGATGGTAAACTCGATGATGTTGAATGGAAAGATTATGGATACTTCCAGCTTTGTATTCCTGATTCTTGTCCAGGTGTACCAACAGAAGTATTAAATCCTGAAAATACATGGGCTGATAAAAAAGCTTATCATACACAAGCTGCTAAATTAGTTCGTAAATTCGCTGAAAATGTTCAGCGTTTCAAGGGTGAAATACCAGATGAGATTTTAAATGCAGGACCTAGACTTGAAGAATGA
- a CDS encoding threonine/serine ThrE exporter family protein, with protein sequence MTDYLEQNNLKNLKNDDEVERKIQLILRVGKVLMESGADTNRIVRNMKRVGVFMKIPERRLQIHITFTTIMVNINTGDKSITNFQKCYRHGVDMTAISGISKLSWRAIEQDYSLNEFEKELRFICLRRRYYKKPLVMISAGLACGGFSLLFGGDLLAFVYTSICAMIGYWTRMKCNLLNFNSYASIAISAFVATICAYFIHFLPTQTPWHPLIACSLFIVPGIPLINAIDDLVDNFITAGMTRAMNTLLMIGSMTFGIAFAIKLCHVQDFISLSIISSNSFLVCAIASAVAAIGFATIFNMPPRLLIVVACGAVISVGVRNFLMLKCDYSQATASLIGAVIVSLLSLKAVHIVHAPSHVLTIPSVIPLIPGVFMYRLLFSIINLENVNNMSYHHVLNNGVNTTLILLAIAVGVAIPNIFFRNYINKLKEDKLIFLVKAKSKKA encoded by the coding sequence ATGACTGATTATCTGGAGCAAAATAATTTAAAGAATTTAAAAAATGATGATGAAGTTGAACGAAAAATACAATTAATTTTGCGTGTAGGAAAAGTTTTAATGGAAAGTGGAGCAGATACAAACCGTATTGTGCGTAATATGAAAAGAGTTGGAGTTTTTATGAAAATTCCTGAAAGAAGATTACAAATTCATATTACATTTACCACGATAATGGTGAATATCAATACTGGAGATAAATCTATTACTAATTTTCAGAAATGCTATCGACATGGTGTAGATATGACAGCTATTTCAGGGATAAGCAAATTATCATGGCGAGCTATTGAACAAGATTATTCTTTAAATGAATTTGAAAAAGAATTGAGATTTATTTGTTTACGCAGAAGATATTATAAAAAGCCACTCGTTATGATTAGTGCAGGGTTAGCTTGTGGCGGCTTTAGTTTATTATTTGGTGGAGATTTATTAGCATTTGTTTATACATCTATTTGTGCCATGATAGGTTATTGGACGCGAATGAAATGTAATTTACTGAACTTTAATTCGTATGCCTCTATAGCTATTTCCGCTTTTGTAGCAACTATTTGTGCATACTTTATACATTTTTTACCTACTCAAACGCCATGGCATCCACTTATTGCTTGTAGTTTGTTTATTGTTCCTGGAATTCCACTTATTAATGCTATAGATGATTTAGTAGATAATTTCATCACAGCAGGAATGACAAGGGCAATGAATACTTTATTGATGATAGGTAGCATGACTTTTGGTATAGCTTTTGCCATAAAATTATGTCATGTTCAAGATTTTATTAGTCTAAGCATCATTTCTTCAAATTCTTTTTTAGTATGTGCTATAGCTTCAGCAGTAGCAGCAATCGGTTTCGCTACTATATTTAATATGCCACCTAGATTATTAATTGTAGTAGCTTGTGGTGCAGTGATTTCAGTAGGTGTGCGTAATTTTTTAATGTTGAAATGTGATTATTCTCAAGCAACAGCTTCACTTATAGGAGCTGTAATAGTTAGTTTATTATCTTTAAAAGCAGTGCATATAGTACATGCTCCAAGTCATGTATTGACTATTCCATCAGTAATTCCATTAATTCCCGGTGTATTTATGTATCGTTTATTATTTAGTATTATCAATTTAGAAAATGTAAATAATATGAGTTATCATCATGTTTTGAATAATGGAGTAAATACAACATTGATATTATTGGCTATAGCTGTTGGTGTAGCAATACCTAATATATTTTTTCGTAACTATATCAACAAGTTGAAAGAAGATAAGTTGATATTTTTAGTAAAAGCCAAGTCAAAAAAGGCATAG
- a CDS encoding LysR family transcriptional regulator produces the protein MELKQLEYFQMTSRLKNITRAAKRLSVSQPNITVAIKKLEAELGIQLFERSQKQLSLTPEGAVFLNRIEQALRNIQDAVLEVNDYKQLQKGTIKIGIPSMIGAYLFPKIFSGFQKKFSHLDVYLYEKGSMSIRESLERDELDFGIVIISNASPSLQLLPMSTNQVVACVPDSHPLARKNKFSWSDINNIDLIMLKEGSFIRNMISNKLKENNIKPNIVLESNQIETIKGLISSNVGMAFLLDFIVQDSPHIKTLPLEKPIFVDVGLAWKKDRYISKAAQSFINFCQETLTK, from the coding sequence ATGGAACTAAAACAGTTAGAATATTTTCAAATGACTAGTCGATTGAAGAATATTACACGCGCTGCTAAAAGACTTTCAGTTTCTCAACCAAATATCACAGTAGCCATAAAAAAATTAGAAGCTGAATTAGGTATACAATTATTTGAACGTAGCCAAAAACAACTTTCCTTAACACCAGAAGGAGCTGTTTTTTTAAATCGTATAGAACAAGCACTACGCAATATTCAAGATGCCGTTTTAGAAGTAAATGATTATAAACAATTGCAAAAAGGCACAATAAAAATAGGTATTCCATCTATGATTGGTGCATACTTATTTCCCAAAATCTTTTCCGGCTTTCAAAAAAAATTTTCTCATTTAGATGTTTATTTATATGAAAAAGGTTCTATGTCTATTCGTGAATCACTTGAACGAGATGAACTTGATTTTGGTATTGTGATTATTTCTAATGCATCACCAAGTTTGCAACTTCTTCCAATGTCTACAAATCAAGTTGTAGCATGTGTTCCTGATTCACATCCTTTGGCTAGAAAAAATAAATTTTCTTGGAGCGATATAAATAACATTGATTTAATCATGTTAAAAGAAGGCTCTTTCATTCGTAATATGATTTCAAATAAATTGAAAGAAAATAATATTAAGCCAAATATCGTCCTTGAATCAAATCAGATAGAAACAATCAAAGGATTAATTTCCAGTAATGTCGGTATGGCATTCTTACTTGATTTTATAGTTCAAGATTCTCCACATATTAAAACTTTACCACTTGAAAAACCTATTTTTGTAGATGTAGGTCTTGCGTGGAAAAAAGACCGCTATATTTCTAAAGCAGCTCAATCATTTATAAATTTTTGTCAAGAAACACTAACTAAATAA
- a CDS encoding cell division protein SepF, with protein MSDFLSKLSKILIPEEEVEVVETPAQKAQEKEKSIKTRVRVASEGKKVVNGAPLYTEAAPAKPVQKEEGRPSLKVYEHANIKILVFEPTNFNDTRFVADALKDGKTVLINFEKIESSEQVRICDFMNGACYVLDGSVKQITNKMVLYVPKGIAIEKIESNKA; from the coding sequence ATGTCAGATTTTTTATCTAAATTATCAAAGATATTAATTCCTGAAGAAGAAGTTGAAGTTGTTGAAACTCCAGCACAGAAAGCTCAAGAAAAAGAAAAATCAATTAAAACTAGAGTTAGAGTTGCTTCTGAGGGAAAAAAAGTAGTAAATGGCGCTCCTTTATACACTGAAGCTGCACCTGCAAAACCTGTTCAAAAAGAAGAAGGTCGTCCTAGTTTGAAGGTTTATGAACATGCTAATATAAAAATTCTTGTATTTGAACCTACTAATTTTAATGACACTAGATTTGTAGCTGATGCTTTAAAAGATGGCAAAACTGTACTTATTAATTTTGAAAAAATCGAATCAAGCGAACAAGTTCGTATCTGTGATTTTATGAATGGTGCTTGTTATGTACTTGATGGTTCTGTAAAACAGATTACTAATAAAATGGTATTATATGTTCCAAAAGGAATTGCCATTGAAAAAATTGAATCTAACAAAGCATAA